The Solanum lycopersicum chromosome 2, SLM_r2.1 DNA window TTTCctatttttttaccttttttctaCAATTAGGGGTATTTTATTAAGTATTGAAGTAGATAGATGGAAAACTTGCCATAAATAATTGAAAGGGGACTACAAATCAATTACTTGGAGGGGCATTAACAATACTTTGACACTCGATCCTCTTAACAGAAGATTCTAATTAATAGTACAAGCTACACTGTAAATGCATTGAAAACCGGTGATCTCTTGTTTGTTCTTGCTTAGTTTGGCTTTTAGAAGTGTCATAAAAGGTGTCCTTCTAATGACATGTAGGTATCAGAAGGTGGTATCTGTTGAACTTATACCCAATACAACCAACCCCTTgcaaaaatgaattttaaatttcttgctGATGAGCCCAATTATCTGGTTTGGTGGCTCTTTATTTTACTGACCTTTAAAGTGTGGTTCAACTATTTTTTCTCACACTCTAGTGAGAAATTCTCTCAACTAGTCCTCCAGAGAAACTGGCTAAACTGCAAGTTTCAAATACTCGAGGTACTAGAAAGTATACAAATATATGGATGCTGTCAGCTGTATACTAATTTACAGTTGGTGATGGGTGAACTGTCAATCCTAAATATTTTTTGGCTGTCGAGGTTGTAGTggttttatcatattttacttTGGTATCTAGTTATGGGCTAGTTGTCCAGGAAATTTCTGGCAGATAAGCTGTTGTTATTGTTCCTTATTTGCGAGCAAAGGTGAAATTTGTCAAGTCCTTATCATATGATCATTTGATCATATACAATGCGTTTTGATGTATAAATATCATCcataacataaaaatcaggGGCCGATTCAGGGTGTTGGGCGAAGGTTCACAGAGTCCAGTAACTTTTGCATAGATCCTATTTAAGAACTACGAGTTGGAACCCATACACAGTATTTTGTTTATCTACTGGTAGAAAAGGATTTTTTAAAGCTCTACTACCCTCTTTGATTGGGGCTTGAACCTGTAGGCTTTTATTTgcctctttttgttttttcttttctaatttgaGATGGATGGGAACCCATAAATTTCAATCGTGGATCCGCCTCTTCCTAAAAGGAATATGGGTTGAGCAATTATAGTCCCTTCTTCTCTTAGAAAAAGGTTATGCATCCAGGGGGATAAAATTGCACATGCAAGTTCTGCTTTTTTCTCACCAAACGTCCATCTAATTCGACCTCTTTAGACACAAACCAAATGTAGGATAAATGAATATGGGGACTGTAACCTTATTCATCCTTTGTTGTGCCTGTGAACAAAATAACCACTTTTGACTGAAATTCCCAGTACTATAAATTTTATGACGTCCTCTAAAGCTGCATTGTTTTTCTCTGTCCTTTCGTGCAGCACGAATGACTCTGTTTTGGAAGAAATGAAGAAAGCATACACGCTCCAACAGAATGAACAGGGATCACTTAGAGTTTGAGTATGCCTTTCATGGTTCTTCGAGTTAAGTTGTCTCCACATTGTCTGCAGTTCAGAAGGCCTTCACTTTCTTATCAGGATTTGGCTGTGATTTGTGATCGAGCAGTACGTTTTTGCCTTGTTGGGTGCATTTAGTTCTTGGTGGAACTCAcagaaaattgaataaatttgtGGTTCTCAAGTTATACATGCTACACTTGGTCACTAATTTTCAAATTGGGTGAGGAGTGAACTTCTTTTTCCCCTTGTTTCAGTTATGCAAGTCATTTTGAGACGAGTTCATTTATTTTCTGAAGTCTGTTGGTACTCTATATTGCGATATTAGAGGTGAGAGGTATCTTGTGGAATTAGTCAAGGTACGAACAAGCTGATCCGGATATCcaaattatggaaaaaaaaaagaggaaaaaggaCTTATTTGTCAATAGATAACATAGTTTTCCAAAAAAACAGTTTTTATTCCGTCTTCAAATATAATATGAGATAAGTCTTCTTTACACTTTACAGTGAAGAATATTAAGACAATTTAGTTTTTCAAATCAGAACGCAAGGGGTGGGGGGATCTAATGGAAAGAAAcccatttttgtttgtttggtaaaCCGGCACCAAAAGTAATTGAACTGAATTAACACAAAATTATCCCCTAACAGTGAACTTGAAAAACACACACTATATTTATGAAAGTTAATATTCATAAACAATTCTAACTATTCAATTAAAGCTTCATTGGCACATTGACTATAAAGTCCATATATAACCTGAGTCAATTTTGCCATAATAATATTTGTCTACGTATTTGTTCGCAAAAAGGAATTGTTTAAACAAACATATCAATCGATTTTTACAGAGAAAATGCATCTATATGGAGCTTAATATGgatatcaaattcaaattttaactttgatatgAAGTATGTTTAGTATCAtctactttattttcttttgtcatCAAGTATCTTCTcacctttttatctttttgttcaCTTGCTTAGTGTTTACGTATTATATTTTTATCGTTTTATCTCTGCCTCTtgcttcatatatatatatatatatgtgtgtgtgttacaatagtaaaaaatatatttttgatttaaaCGTTCAAAACATTTTATTACGTATATGTTTGCTTGTTAATTCAGGGCGGACCGTTTTAAAATCTTAAACCGGGCGGCCCGGTCGAGTTATTTAGCTCACtccaaagaaaaataagaacCCTTCCACTTCCACAAAGCCCTTAAACCCTCAGTTCAAAAACTTGTTCGTTTTCTCTGTAAACTCTCCATTATCGATCTGGGATCTGGTGTAGCTTCCATTTCTTTTGGCGAAGATGTCTGTTAAGGTTCTGAATCCAAATGCAGAGGTGCTCAATAAATCTGCGGCGCTTCACATGAACATCAACGCCGCCAAGGGTTTACAGGATGTTCTAAAGACAAATCTTGGTCCTAAAGGAACCATCAAGATGTAAGTTTCGCTAATTGATGGTTATACTTTGTTTCGAAGTCTTCGATTCTAATTTTACTAATAATTGACAGGCTTGTTGGTGGTGCTGGTGACATTAAGCTTACCAAGGATGGTAATACATTGTTGAAAGAGATGGTCAGTTCTTCCTACGCTcaacaatttataatattatttttgtcctCGGTATATGCTGCAAATGACGAAAATGATGCATACATTAGGGGTGCAGAATGAGAACAAGTTAAAAATTCACGAGTTGTAATATATGGTCTTGAGAATTACTTACCTTCTAGCTAGTGATAGGCCCAAGGTGTATCTTTTCCACATAGTATAGCTACGAAACTTAATTGTGGTGTTTCAATATTCAATGTTGGGTTACCCATGTTAACTCGAAGCTCCATATGTCTAGTCCCTGACATGCGAGGACAGTTGGAAGTCTGCATCGGTTAAGTGTATGAGCTTTTGTATCCTTATATGATCAACGGCAGTTCTCACCAGTTTAGCTAATTTCGTGGTCGGCTTAGGCCTATAGTAACTTTTTCCAACAAGAACTCTACCtgttttatctattttatttctaGTTTCGTGGATGTTGCTTCTTGATTTTACCTTTTGTTATCGAACGTGTTGGGTTGATGTTGATTGTGGAATCAGATTCTGTGTTGATGTTTGTCACTTGGCAGTGTCCTGCAAACTTGGCTACACATTTAGATGCAGGGATAAGTCTGAAATTTAGGGAATTCCAAATTTTAGAGGACTCCTAGTTTTTTTTAGGAGAAAAATGATTGCGTAGTGAGTACTGTAGCGAAATGGGCTCAAAAGGATATAGAGGATTTGTATAGCCAACCTCAACCAGTTTGGTATTAAGGTGTCTATGTTCCTATTTTGTGTTTTCAGAAATCAAGTACACGAATTGACCTTTTCAAGGAAGTGGAAATTGTCTTGTAACAAAATTTATGTACTTCTTAATAACCTAAGCTTGTCTTAATCTCATGAGCATATCACAAATGACTTAGTTAATTCTTCTAATTTAAGAATATCTATCTGAAGATCAGATTTTGTCCTTGTGGAGGATAAATGGAAAATAAATCTTGTTGCTCTGAggtaattgatttatttttctttgaaccTAAAAACTGCAGCAAATTCAGAACCCAACTGCAGTAATGATTGCTAGGACTGCTGTAGCTCAAGATGATACTAGTGGGGATGGTACTACGTCTACTGTGCTTTTCATTGGGGAGCTCATGAAACAATCTGAACGATGCATAGATGAAGGTTtgacacatatatatgtatatactttCTTCAAGCAACTTTATTGCCTTATATTTTGGTGCACTCTACATCCATGACACTAGAAAAGAAAAGCAAAACAAGGAACTGTGCCGCTCTTGTTCATAAAAGTAGCCCTCGAGCTTATGGGTTTAAGCATTCCCTTGGAAAAATAGATAGAACTATAATTGGAAGAGAACTCTCACGAAAGCAAAAACATTCaatgaaaaatttcactcttttttACTTACTATTTCAGTGTGTTAAGTATGCGAtccttaaaaaaaatcttatgcaTAAGTATCTCCTTTGGGTTAAATTAGGTAATCATTTCTTGTTCCTTTCTTGCAGGGATGCATCCTCGTGTGCTAGTGGATGGTTTTGAAATTGCAAAAAGAGCAACTCTacaatttcttgaaaaatttaagaCTCCTGTAGTAATGGGTAACGAGCCAGATAAAGAGATATTGAAGATGGTTGCAAGAACGACATTGAGAACAAAGGTTTCTTCtgcaatatttattaaataaagattTTGATTCTGCTGTTGATATGTTCTTCCTTTCCTACTGGTGCTAATGCAAATTTATTGTTTTGGTGCAGTTGTATGAGTCACTGGCTGATCAGCTGACTGACATTGTTGCAAATTCTGTGAGCACCCACTCTTATTAGTTCTTATTATTTGGctagttcatttttttctctttgtgaCATGGTGTTCTGGGGAAGGAGGGAGTAGGGACCAGCTGATGCTGATCTTTATTGTGTTTGAAAGTTTTAGATATATCAGCAGTCTCCTCTGAAAGGAGAGAATTTTTTCATTGATCTATTCAGACACAAGTCCGACCTTTTTTGTTTTGGAGAAATGATGCATGATGAACTATATTGGTTGTTTTGTGGCatcatcattcattacatacttTGCAATTTGTCTATGGGGGTTTTTATGACCAATCTGGcaataaattcattatttacaaCTTTGTACCACAGGTGCTCTGCATTCGCAAGCCTGATGAAGCTATTGATCTTTTTATGGTTGAGATAATGCACATGCGTCACAAATTCGATGTAGACACTCGTTTGGTATGTGGAATGCTATTCTTGGCCTTTCTACATTTtggttaacatttttttaataaaatgactGGTATTGAAGATAGTTGTCAGCTACTGACAATGACCACATAGAATAACGAATATCCTATTCTGATCTGTCAACTTCTGGACTGGAGAATACAATtttacaaatttcaaaattgttgGCGATTCTGGAGCAGATACTACTTttcacataaaattttaaatgcatgaaaatcaGTTCAATGTAACCTCATTATAAGTTTAGGCGATAGTAAAATAAAGAATGCTGTCTACCGAAAATATTTCACTCTTGAGGTACACTTGTAGATTTTTTCTCCTTCCAGGTTTTATTTAGGATGGTGTAGAAGGAAAGTATGATTGGActgatttaaaaaatgaaaaaagagaaagtaGTTCAGTGCTTAGGGTAAAGAGTGAAAAATTAACCTTACAATACACAGTGAAAGATGCCTATAATTCTGACCATGTTGGAGGTCTTGAAGATATATTATCATGTGGGTTTAGAAACCTTCATGCAAATTTTAATGTGTCACCTCATTAATTCTTACTGCTGTTAGGTGGAGGGCCTTGTACTTGATCATGGTTCAAGACATCCAGACATGAAAAGGCGAGCAGAGAACTGTTACATTTTGACTGCTAACGTCTCTCTTGAATATGAGAAGAGGTAATAGTGTTAATCCAGATTCACATTGCTTAGATTTGCTTGGTCGTGATAAGTTCTTACCATTGATCAATCTTCTCCTTTCTCAGTGAAGTGAATGCAGGTTTTTTCTACTCAAATGCAGAGCAGAGAGAGGCGATGGTTGCTGCAGAACGGCGTTCTGTTGATGAGAGGGTGCAAAAGATAATTGACCTAAAGAACCAGGTATGCTGTGCAGGTGGTTGTTTCCCATTACTCTTGTAGTGTAAGAAATCATTATAATGTTCAATGCTGCTGGTTCTTTGTAGGTCTGCGCTGGAAATGACAAGAATTTTGTTGTTATCAATCAGAAGGGGATTGATCCTCCATCTCTAGATCAACTTGCTCGGGCAGGAGTAAGTTGTTGCTCTCTTTATTCAGTTTCTAGTAGCTGAATGGTTCAACAGCCAAGCTTGCACCTTTTGCATTTTGGTTTCTTTGGTTGCTGTGTTAGCAACTTTTGAACTAATTAGTCTGATTATGGCTAAAACTTGGGTTTGTCTTggtaaaatagaaagaactgCATAGAACCCATGTAATCccccctctctttgttctttaatTAGTACAAGAGAAAGGCTGGGGGGACAGGAGCTTAATGGTGATAAAATGCACAAATGGATCCTGAAGATTCCAAATATCTTCATGAAAAGATCAACAGACACATTTTGGAACTTGTGAAACTCATCATAAACTGCTTAGTACAACGGATCAGTTGGATGGAGCCTTCTTGTCTCTTCTATTGTTCTTAGTTAGAACTCAGAACTAGTTTATTCCATAAGCTCTGTGCCTTTTCAAATCACTTGTTTACAACACTCAAAAAAGTTTCTTTGAGACCATATGCGGATGAACTTTCTTTATTGCACAAGTTCTCTGCCTTTTGAATAATTTGTTTTCAGCACTTAGTCAAAGTCCGCCGATCCCAGCTTGTTTGGGACTAAGGTGTAGTAGTTGTTGTAGCACTCAATCAAGGATCCATGAGAACATATGCGATAAGCTGTCTCTCCATATTATCATGTGCAAGAGCTCGAGTTGGTAGAAATATTGAGGAAAGAAAATGTGATGTATAGTAACCTTTCATCTAAGGTTCTTGTTTCCTGAAGTACACTGCTGAAGTACCTGAATGCTTTTACACCTTAACCTCTTACGATTAACAATTCCTCTTTTGGTTTAATGACAAATCGTAGAGTTTTACACTTCTCTTTGATGCGTTGtcacaactcacaaaataaaGTTCTCATTTTGTTTGGACGTTGTAACTATTTAGTACTTCTGGATCTTCTTTCCCAAAGTATTTTTCCCCTTGTTACTAAGATTGCAATATGAGCAGTTAAAAGGGAGGTTGCATGACTTAAATGGGTTACATGAACTTGAGGGCTTGTCTCCTTTTGACCTCCCTAAACGTTTTATGTAATCATACTTGTTTCATGATCCAGATAATCGCACTCCGGAGGGCAAAGAGGAGAAATATGGAACGTTTGGTTTTGGCTTGTGGCGGGGAGGCAGTTAACTCTGTTGATGATTTGACTCCTGAGTGCCTTGGCTGGGCTGGGCTGGTCTATGAGCATGTTCTGGGTGAAGAGAAGTATACCTTTGTAGAAAATGTTAAAAATCCTCATTCTTGTACAATTCTTATCAAAGGTACTTTAGGTGCTTAATGTTCGTCAAATTGTTTTGTTTGGTCTCCTGTTGCTTATCATTGTAGTGAGCTGGAGAAGTCGATCTCAACCTTCAGTGCTGTTTTCTTTACAGGGCCTAATGACCACACAATAGCTCAAATCAAGGATGCAGTTCGTGATGGACTAAGGGCAGTAAAAAATACCATTGAAGATGAAGCAGTTATACTTGTATGTTACATTTTTGCCAATATAAAACTACAGTTCTGTTATTTGATCAGCAAGATTTATCTGTGTTTCCACATGGAAGCTCCTTTACATGATGTTTGTTTGTACCCTTTTTACTCTGTTGTTTTTTGCTGCTTGTTTATCTTTGGTGGCCAAGATGTGCATGCATGGGTCTGCTCCTAGGGCTTTAGTTTTGTGATTATGTGGGTTAGGCACATATCTTGGGTTTTTGAACCCTATTTTAGACAGAAGTGTGATATGTAAGTGGAAAAGGGTAGAGGAGCAGGCTGATCATCCACCGAGTTTCAAATCGTTTGCACTGGTGCTCAGGATTTCTCGGTTATGAAGAAAAGTCTATATGCATAGGAACACAGTCTAGTTTATGTGAGGATATTGCTAGATATCATTATAATCCTGTGCATTATTTGGTATCTTCTCTGTTGGGGCTAAGGAATTTTTAGTGTCTTGTGTTGAACATTTACAAAAAATGATGTACATGAGTCAGGACGGGAACACTTTATTGACTTCATAACCCAATTTTCCCTCTGATTAACGGAGGTTACAGCTTCAACTATCAACCAACTCTCGACTCCAAAACTAGATGTGTTACAAGTTACTGAATTATAATTTGCATGCCCATCTGATTATGGAATTTAAGCTTTCTCACTTTTTCAATTGTTGAATCACAATTTACATTTGTATTATGTAAGAACGAGGCCATGACTTTCTTGTTCCTAAGTTGTAGTCTTGAATGCTGGCTTTCAGGGTGCCGGCGCCTTTGAAGTTGCGGCTCGACAACACCTTATTAACGAAGTGAAAAAGACTGTCAAGGGGGTGTGTATATGGCATTATCACTATCCTCTACCTCcatctattaaatattttcaagtaCCGTATCTGTCTTCTCACTCTCTATATGTTTGTCTCGACAATATATTTACAGCGTGCCCAACTTGGAGTGGAAGCTTTTGCTAATGCCCTCCTTGTTATACCAAAGACACTTGCTGAGAACTCTGGCCTTGATACTCAAGATGTGATCATTGCTCTAACGGTACCTATCTTTTGTGCATGCAACAATGGATACTTTAAATCAGTCTTTCTAACATCTCAACTATTTTCAGGGAGAGCATGACAAAGGAAATGTTGTCGGACTAAATCAACGCACTGGAGAACCTGTAGATCCACAAATGGAGGGGATATTTGATAATTATTCCGTGAAGCGTCAGATTGTTAATTCTGGGTATGTGGGAACTTTTCGTTCATTTTCTGTTTGCTGTGGTGTATGAGCATGTGTGTGTTTTATGTATGTTTACATTGTATCATTTCTGGGagtttaatttctctttttctgtttcttctttACAGGCCTGTTATAGCATCTCAGTTGTTACTTGTTGATGAAGTAATTCGTGCTGGAAGAAACATGAGGAAACCAACTTAGTTGTTTCTGTCTGAAAATACTTCACTGATTTTCCTGTACTTTTCATCTTGCGATTGTTTTGGAATTATCAGAGGAAGGATGAAAAAACGAAGGTGGAGATAGATGAAATAGGCGTTGAGAGTAGGGTGTTTTCATTGGTCAGTTTGACATTGTTCTGAAAGATTTTGCTTGTGTAATTTCTTGGTTTTCCAGTTTTTCTAATTTTCCAATGtcatattgaaataaaattcgATATGGTTTGGTTTTCTATTTTTCAACTTAAGTTTTGTATAACTTTAAGTTGTACTTTTCTCGAGTTATATCTTCTATCAACCAATATCTAAATA harbors:
- the LOC101258617 gene encoding T-complex protein 1 subunit zeta 1, translated to MSVKVLNPNAEVLNKSAALHMNINAAKGLQDVLKTNLGPKGTIKMLVGGAGDIKLTKDGNTLLKEMQIQNPTAVMIARTAVAQDDTSGDGTTSTVLFIGELMKQSERCIDEGMHPRVLVDGFEIAKRATLQFLEKFKTPVVMGNEPDKEILKMVARTTLRTKLYESLADQLTDIVANSVLCIRKPDEAIDLFMVEIMHMRHKFDVDTRLVEGLVLDHGSRHPDMKRRAENCYILTANVSLEYEKSEVNAGFFYSNAEQREAMVAAERRSVDERVQKIIDLKNQVCAGNDKNFVVINQKGIDPPSLDQLARAGIIALRRAKRRNMERLVLACGGEAVNSVDDLTPECLGWAGLVYEHVLGEEKYTFVENVKNPHSCTILIKGPNDHTIAQIKDAVRDGLRAVKNTIEDEAVILGAGAFEVAARQHLINEVKKTVKGRAQLGVEAFANALLVIPKTLAENSGLDTQDVIIALTGEHDKGNVVGLNQRTGEPVDPQMEGIFDNYSVKRQIVNSGPVIASQLLLVDEVIRAGRNMRKPT